A portion of the Apus apus isolate bApuApu2 chromosome 3, bApuApu2.pri.cur, whole genome shotgun sequence genome contains these proteins:
- the DYNLT2 gene encoding dynein light chain Tctex-type protein 2, with translation MEKRPKVPKASAQETKGKKAQSNSEALGTAPVEEERSSDTTKAKPLAQEANRAKIKCVNTYRLEARNKFQDYLVRQKAQAILTNKLQEAQYSGVSSPSLCASISEEILKAVKELDFDRYKYVVSVLIVEKAGQAMNVASRWVWDAQRDSWVSAKCETETFIALALVMACYYE, from the exons ATGGAGAAGCGCCCCAAGGTGCCGAAGGCCTCCGCCCAGGAG acgaaaggaaaaaaggcacagTCAAATTCTGAAGCTTTAGGTACAGCTCCAGTGGAAGAAGAGCGTTCTAGTGATACAACAAAAGCTAAGCCGTTGGCCCAGGAAGCTAATCGGGCAAAGATAAAATGTGTTAATACATACAGACTGGAGGCACGGAATAAATTTCAGGATTACTTAGTAAGACAAAAAGCTCAAGCAATACTAACG AATAAACTTCAAGAAGCCCAATACAGTGGAGTTTCTAGTCCTTCCTTGTGTGCTTCAATCtcagaagaaatattaaagGCTGTGAAGGAACTGGACTTTGATCGTTACAAATATGTGGTATCAGTACTAATTGTCGAAAAAGCAGGTCAAGCAATGAAT gttGCCAGCAGATGGGTCTGGGATGCTCAAAGAGACTCTTGGGTTTCAGCTAAATGTGAAACTGAAACATTTATTGCACTGGCTCTGGTAATGGCTTGTTACTATGAGTAA